The following are encoded in a window of Alphaproteobacteria bacterium genomic DNA:
- a CDS encoding DUF1801 domain-containing protein — protein MEDPSELIDAKIASLGDWRGETLARLRALIREADPEVVEAVKWRKPSNPGGVPVWEHDGILCTGETYKDKVKLTFAHGAVLDDPAGLFNASLDGGTRRAIDVKEGEAVDGEALKALVRAAAALNTARAAGLR, from the coding sequence ATGGAAGACCCATCCGAGCTGATCGACGCGAAGATCGCTTCGCTGGGCGATTGGCGCGGCGAGACGCTGGCGCGGCTGCGCGCGCTGATCCGCGAGGCCGATCCGGAGGTGGTCGAGGCGGTGAAGTGGCGCAAGCCCTCCAACCCGGGCGGCGTTCCGGTGTGGGAGCATGACGGAATCCTCTGCACGGGCGAGACCTACAAGGACAAGGTCAAGCTGACCTTCGCCCACGGCGCGGTGCTCGACGATCCGGCGGGCCTGTTCAACGCCAGCCTGGACGGCGGCACGCGGCGGGCGATCGACGTGAAAGAGGGCGAGGCGGTCGACGGGGAGGCATTGAAAGCCCTGGTCCGGGCGGCGGCGGCGCTCAACACGGCGCGGGCGGCGGGGCTCCGGTAA
- a CDS encoding nuclear transport factor 2 family protein, whose product MSEENVALVRGIYDAFAAGNVAGVVGRMNPDIEWNEAENFPYADNNPYRGPEAILSGVFARLGTEWDGFAALPEEYLDAGDTVVVLGRYRGAHRATGRALDAQLAHVWRIEDGKVARFQQYTDTLAAARATGRA is encoded by the coding sequence ATGTCGGAGGAGAACGTCGCTTTGGTCCGCGGCATCTACGACGCGTTCGCGGCCGGCAACGTGGCCGGCGTGGTCGGCCGGATGAACCCGGACATCGAGTGGAACGAGGCCGAGAACTTCCCCTATGCCGACAACAATCCTTATCGCGGGCCCGAGGCGATCCTCTCCGGCGTGTTCGCCCGGCTCGGCACCGAATGGGACGGCTTCGCCGCTCTGCCCGAGGAATATCTCGACGCCGGGGATACGGTCGTCGTCCTCGGCCGCTACCGGGGCGCCCACCGCGCCACCGGCCGCGCACTCGACGCACAGCTCGCCCATGTCTGGCGGATCGAGGACGGCAAGGTCGCGCGCTTCCAGCAATATACCGACACGCTCGCCGCCGCGCGGGCGACGGGGCGGGCCTGA
- a CDS encoding YaiI/YqxD family protein — protein MRILVDADACPVKDEVYRVAWRHEVPVAVVSNSRLRVPDHPLIDRVVVSDGFDAADDWIAEAADARAVVITADILLADRCLKAGAVVIGPAGKPFTTASIGAAIATRAIMADLRAGALGEGIGGPPPFAKADRSRFLQALDEALVKLTRG, from the coding sequence GTGCGCATCCTGGTCGACGCCGACGCCTGCCCTGTAAAGGACGAGGTCTACCGGGTCGCCTGGCGCCACGAAGTGCCGGTGGCGGTGGTCAGCAACAGCCGGCTGCGCGTGCCCGATCATCCGCTGATCGACCGGGTCGTCGTCTCGGACGGCTTCGACGCGGCCGACGACTGGATCGCCGAGGCCGCCGACGCGCGCGCCGTGGTGATCACCGCCGACATCCTTCTCGCCGACCGCTGCCTCAAGGCCGGCGCGGTGGTAATCGGCCCGGCCGGAAAGCCGTTCACTACCGCCTCGATCGGCGCGGCGATCGCCACCCGGGCGATCATGGCCGATCTGCGCGCCGGGGCCCTGGGCGAGGGGATCGGCGGTCCGCCGCCCTTCGCCAAAGCGGACCGCTCGCGCTTCCTCCAGGCGCTGGACGAGGCGCTGGTGAAGCTCACGCGCGGATGA
- a CDS encoding isopenicillin N synthase family oxygenase, with the protein MASLPQDGARPADPADFARGPDRSGDGPVDHLYEHRRGRLGAAGRLHHRQRARRAARRAFGGQGAGVDRAAGRRRRPGARRRRLCDDQSRPDPGGRHGDRSVAAADGHRNRGQFRARRADELRGRQLRADDGDVRPDGHEPALQLPGDGDRRLADGRRGERQAYRHRPGRPSGLPRPRHRRHSGGAGGGVHRQGDAGFLAALDGDRRGALHGERADHRRGEGTARAQGRGGHGRGRFAMTDTQALNRDFAKYDQVTKAHTYRLAEHEGDAFDEDYEIATLDLGAYLRGDAADKARFAEAFGAALKEIGFAVLTGHGVDPALYEAMEERILDLFTATPLEEKMRFRAARHGSVSQGYFPIEETSEIHPDLVEGWVWCRRAFDIAQPRDAPFRAEDYWPSADLEPGIRPLVLAHEALFKPIAQAMLQGLGCDPHLLDDRLDGTNFGLRFNYYPPLTEDQDRSGAGRLLGHEDVDLFTLLPASRMEGLQVWNHRTGKWVRLNAPPGSIVINTGDYMQRLSNDLYPSTTHRVGKPRDGSHRALARVSFPMAVYLWEDELLEVLPGLGTPKYPPVKAIAFHTASTAKFYGDDYAVSEA; encoded by the coding sequence ATGGCTTCGCTTCCGCAAGATGGTGCCCGACCGGCTGATCCCGCCGACTTTGCTCGTGGGCCTGACCGCTCAGGCGATGGTCCAGTCGATCATCTATATGAGCATCGTCGAGGTCGATTGGGTGCTGCTGGTCGGCTGCATCATCGCCAACGTGCTCGGCGGGCTGCTCGGCGCGCCTTTGGTGGTCAGGGCGCGGGTGTGGATCGTGCAGCTGGTCGTCGCCGTCGGCCTGGTGCTCGCCGCCGGCGCCTATGCGATGACCAATCTCGACCTGATCCCGGCGGGCGGCACGGCGACCGGAGTGTCGCCGCTGCTGACGGTCATCGCAATCGTGGTCAATTTCGTGCTCGGCGTGCTGATGAACTTCGGGGTCGGCAATTACGCGCCGATGATGGTGATGTTCGGCCTGATGGGCATGAACCCGCGCTCCAGCTTCCCGGTGATGGCGACCGGCGCCTCGCTGATGGGCGTCGGGGCGAGCGTCAAGCATATCGGCATCGGCCAGGTCGACCTTCGGGTCTGCCTCGGCCTCGCCATCGGCGGCATTCCGGCGGTGCTGGTGGCGGCGTTCATCGTCAAGGAGATGCCGGTTTTCTGGCTGCGCTGGATGGTGATCGCCGTGGTGCTCTACACGGCGAGCGTGCTGATCATCGCCGCGGTGAAGGGACGGCGCGAGCACAAGGCCGAGGGGGCCACGGCCGCGGTCGCTTTGCCATGACCGACACGCAGGCGCTCAACCGCGACTTCGCTAAATACGACCAGGTGACCAAGGCGCACACCTATCGCCTGGCCGAGCATGAGGGCGACGCGTTCGACGAGGATTACGAGATCGCGACGCTCGATCTCGGCGCGTATCTGCGCGGCGATGCGGCGGACAAGGCGCGCTTCGCCGAGGCGTTCGGCGCGGCGCTCAAGGAAATCGGCTTCGCGGTGCTGACCGGGCACGGCGTCGATCCCGCGCTCTACGAGGCGATGGAGGAAAGAATCCTCGACCTCTTCACCGCGACTCCGCTCGAGGAGAAGATGCGCTTCCGCGCCGCGCGGCACGGCTCGGTCAGCCAGGGCTATTTTCCGATTGAGGAGACCAGCGAGATCCATCCGGATCTGGTCGAGGGCTGGGTCTGGTGCCGGCGCGCGTTCGACATTGCGCAGCCGCGCGACGCGCCGTTCCGGGCGGAGGATTATTGGCCGAGCGCCGACCTCGAGCCCGGCATCCGCCCGCTGGTCCTCGCCCACGAAGCGCTGTTCAAGCCGATCGCCCAGGCCATGCTCCAGGGGCTCGGCTGCGATCCGCACCTGCTCGACGACAGGCTGGACGGAACCAATTTCGGGCTTCGCTTCAACTATTATCCGCCGCTCACCGAGGATCAGGACCGCTCCGGGGCCGGACGGTTGCTCGGCCATGAGGATGTCGACCTGTTCACCCTCCTTCCGGCCTCGCGGATGGAGGGGCTTCAGGTGTGGAACCACCGCACGGGCAAGTGGGTGCGGCTGAACGCGCCGCCGGGATCGATCGTCATCAACACCGGCGATTACATGCAGCGCCTCTCCAACGACCTCTACCCCTCGACCACCCACCGCGTCGGCAAGCCGCGCGACGGATCGCACCGGGCGCTGGCGCGCGTCTCCTTCCCGATGGCCGTCTATCTGTGGGAGGATGAGCTGCTCGAGGTTCTGCCTGGCCTCGGGACGCCCAAATACCCACCGGTCAAGGCGATCGCCTTCCACACCGCGAGCACGGCCAAATTCTACGGCGACGATTATGCCGTGAGCGAGGCCTGA
- the thiC gene encoding phosphomethylpyrimidine synthase ThiC — MADAPARTELKVTSGPIRGSRKIHVGPLKVAMREIDLESSSGEPPLRVYDCSGPYTDPEARIDIMAGLPELRRDWIRGRGDVEEVDQREVRPEDNGQLGPDRSGGVQPFPNIRRKVLRARPGANVSQMHYARKGIITPEMEYVAVRENLGREQLAAQARDGQDFGASIPDYVTPEFVRDEVARGRAIIPSNINHPESEPMAIGRNFLVKINANIGNSAVASDVAAEVDKMVWSIRWGADTVMDLSTGRNIHDTREWIIRNSPVPIGTVPIYQALEKVGGVAEDLTWEIYRDTLIEQAEQGVDYFTIHAGVRLPYIPMTAKRVTGIVSRGGSIMAKWCLSHHKESFLYTRFEEICEIMKAYDIAFSLGDGLRPGSIADANDEAQFAELATLGELTQIAWKHDVQVMIEGPGHVPMHKIKANMDKQLEACGEAPFYTLGPLTTDIAPGYDHITSAIGAAMIGWFGTAMLCYVTPKEHLGLPDRDDVKVGVVTYKLAAHAADLAKGHPAARMRDDALSRARFEFRWRDQFHLSLDPDTAEQYHDQTLPAEGAKTAHFCSMCGPKFCSMKITQEVRDFAAKQNQSADSFLAATPLPEAEAEAGMAEMSKVFRETGGELYVGADGREHD, encoded by the coding sequence ATGGCCGACGCCCCTGCCCGCACCGAACTCAAGGTCACCAGCGGCCCGATCCGCGGGAGCCGCAAGATTCACGTCGGCCCGCTCAAGGTGGCGATGCGCGAGATCGACCTCGAGTCGTCCTCGGGCGAGCCGCCCCTGCGCGTCTACGATTGCTCCGGCCCCTATACCGACCCCGAAGCGCGGATCGACATCATGGCCGGCCTCCCCGAGCTTCGCCGCGACTGGATCCGCGGCCGAGGCGACGTCGAGGAGGTCGACCAGCGCGAGGTCCGCCCGGAGGACAACGGCCAACTCGGCCCCGACCGCTCGGGCGGAGTCCAGCCCTTCCCCAACATCCGCCGCAAAGTCCTGCGGGCCCGCCCCGGCGCCAACGTCAGCCAGATGCACTACGCCCGCAAAGGCATCATCACGCCGGAGATGGAATATGTCGCGGTCCGCGAGAATCTGGGCCGCGAGCAACTCGCCGCGCAGGCCCGCGACGGCCAAGACTTTGGGGCGAGCATCCCCGACTACGTCACCCCCGAATTCGTCCGCGACGAGGTCGCCCGGGGCCGCGCGATCATCCCCTCCAACATCAACCACCCGGAGAGCGAACCGATGGCGATCGGCCGCAACTTCCTGGTCAAGATCAACGCCAATATCGGCAACAGCGCCGTCGCGAGCGACGTCGCGGCCGAGGTCGACAAGATGGTCTGGTCGATCCGCTGGGGCGCCGACACGGTCATGGACCTCTCCACAGGCCGCAACATCCACGACACGCGCGAATGGATCATCCGCAACAGCCCCGTCCCGATCGGCACCGTCCCCATCTACCAGGCGCTCGAAAAGGTCGGCGGGGTCGCTGAGGACCTCACCTGGGAAATCTACCGCGACACATTGATCGAGCAGGCCGAGCAGGGCGTCGACTATTTCACCATCCACGCCGGAGTCCGCCTCCCCTACATCCCGATGACGGCGAAGCGCGTCACCGGCATCGTCAGCCGCGGCGGCTCGATCATGGCGAAATGGTGCCTCTCCCACCACAAGGAGAGCTTCCTCTACACGCGTTTCGAAGAGATTTGCGAGATCATGAAGGCCTACGACATCGCCTTCAGCCTCGGCGACGGCCTGCGTCCCGGCTCGATCGCCGACGCCAACGACGAAGCCCAGTTCGCCGAGCTCGCCACGCTGGGCGAGCTCACCCAGATCGCCTGGAAGCACGACGTCCAGGTGATGATCGAAGGCCCCGGCCACGTGCCGATGCACAAGATCAAGGCGAACATGGACAAGCAGCTCGAGGCCTGCGGCGAGGCGCCCTTCTACACATTGGGGCCCCTCACCACCGACATCGCGCCGGGCTACGACCACATCACCAGCGCCATCGGCGCCGCGATGATCGGCTGGTTCGGCACGGCGATGCTCTGCTACGTCACCCCCAAGGAGCACCTCGGCCTCCCCGACCGCGACGACGTCAAGGTGGGCGTCGTCACCTACAAGCTCGCCGCCCACGCGGCCGATTTGGCGAAAGGCCACCCGGCGGCAAGGATGCGCGACGACGCGCTCTCGAGGGCAAGGTTCGAATTCCGCTGGCGCGACCAGTTCCATTTGTCCTTGGACCCGGACACCGCCGAACAATATCACGACCAGACCCTCCCCGCCGAAGGCGCCAAGACCGCCCACTTCTGCTCAATGTGCGGCCCCAAATTCTGCTCGATGAAGATCACGCAGGAGGTGCGCGACTTCGCGGCGAAGCAGAACCAGTCGGCGGACTCGTTCCTCGCGGCGACCCCCCTCCCGGAGGCGGAAGCCGAGGCCGGCATGGCCGAGATGAGCAAGGTGTTCAGGGAAACCGGAGGCGAGCTCTATGTCGGGGCTGACGGGCGCGAGCACGATTAA
- a CDS encoding nucleoside-diphosphate kinase: MSRAFVKEDSDAPEPGPPERPVSTLPNWVTPRGMRLIDAEIDRLEAALAAGQDAADEAVLRRDLRYWTQRRASADPVPHNPDPAAAGFGAKVTIRRGGAVQVLEIVGEDEADPAQGRLSWTSPLARALDGALPGETVELDGGAIIELLSVGPGDRG, from the coding sequence ATGAGCCGAGCCTTCGTGAAGGAAGACAGCGACGCACCCGAGCCGGGCCCGCCGGAGCGGCCGGTCAGCACGTTGCCGAACTGGGTGACGCCGCGCGGAATGCGGTTGATCGACGCCGAAATCGACCGCCTCGAGGCCGCCCTCGCCGCCGGACAGGACGCCGCCGACGAGGCCGTCCTTCGCCGCGATCTGCGCTATTGGACCCAGCGCCGCGCCTCCGCCGATCCCGTGCCGCACAATCCCGATCCCGCGGCGGCGGGCTTCGGCGCCAAGGTCACGATCCGCCGGGGCGGCGCCGTCCAGGTGCTGGAGATCGTCGGCGAGGACGAGGCGGATCCCGCGCAGGGACGGCTTTCCTGGACCTCGCCGCTCGCCCGCGCCCTCGACGGGGCGCTGCCGGGCGAAACGGTCGAGCTCGACGGCGGAGCCATTATCGAGCTGCTTTCGGTCGGGCCGGGCGACAGAGGCTAA
- a CDS encoding biopolymer transporter ExbD, translating to MARSPRRRATSYIPPQSSFAPIAAINTTPLIDMMLVILIMVIVAIPLSNHKVPLDLPVPGPGAAPPPVHVLAIAPTGALAWDGDPLGANELGARLAAFRADPSRPVLQLDADGEARYERVDEVLGEIARARVTRLGFVGNQRFAETLDR from the coding sequence ATGGCACGATCCCCGAGGCGCCGCGCGACAAGCTACATTCCGCCGCAATCGAGCTTCGCCCCGATCGCGGCGATCAACACTACGCCGCTGATCGACATGATGCTCGTAATCCTGATCATGGTGATCGTCGCCATCCCGCTCAGCAACCACAAAGTGCCTTTGGATCTGCCGGTTCCCGGGCCGGGCGCCGCGCCGCCGCCTGTCCATGTGCTGGCGATCGCTCCCACCGGCGCGCTGGCCTGGGACGGCGATCCGCTGGGGGCGAACGAGCTCGGAGCGCGGCTGGCGGCATTTCGGGCCGATCCGTCGCGGCCCGTGCTGCAACTCGATGCCGACGGCGAGGCGCGCTACGAGCGGGTCGACGAGGTGCTCGGCGAGATCGCCCGCGCACGAGTCACCCGGCTCGGTTTCGTGGGCAACCAGCGCTTCGCCGAAACGCTCGATCGCTAG
- a CDS encoding KTSC domain-containing protein gives MPSSVIRKAHYDPDRQILDIVFTTGRRYLYRDVPQSRADGFQAAFSKGRYFNAHIRDAYPFTEVG, from the coding sequence ATGCCCTCGAGCGTGATTCGCAAGGCGCATTACGACCCGGACCGGCAGATCCTCGACATCGTCTTCACCACCGGCCGGCGCTATCTCTATCGCGACGTTCCGCAATCCAGGGCCGACGGATTCCAGGCCGCGTTCAGCAAGGGCCGTTACTTCAACGCGCACATTCGCGATGCCTATCCATTCACCGAGGTCGGTTGA